The segment TCCGGCCCGCCCGGGAACGGCGCAGGGGCCGGAGGCGAAGCCCCCGACCCCGTACGCCGCGGCACGCACGCGCGCCCCGGATCAGCTCGACTCGACTCGGCTCGGTTCGGCTCAGCTCAGCCGGACGACCGCCCGGGCCATGCCCAGGACCTTCTGCCCCGCGCTGGTCGCGACGATGTCGACCCGCACCCTGTTGTCCTCCAGCAGCGCGGCGACCTTCGCGGCGACCTCGATGGTCGCGCCCACGCCGTCGTTGGGGACGACCACCGGCTTGGTGAACCGGACGCCGTACTCGACCACCGCGGCCGGGTCGCCGACCCAGTCGGTCACCACCCGCACGGCCTCGGCCATGGTGAACATGCCGTGCGCGATGACGTCCGGGAGGCCGACCTCCAGGGCGAACTTCTCGTTCCAGTGGATCGGGTTGAAGTCCCCGGAGGCACCGGCGTACTGCACCAACGTCGCCCGGGTGACCGGGAACGACCGGGCCGGCAGCTCGGTGCCGACCTGGACCTCATCGAAACGGACCGCCACGGTCACTCCCCTCCGGCTTCGGCGGCGCGCGCCACCAGCGTCATGATCGACGTCACCACGTGCTCGCCACTCACGTCGCCCACCTCGCCGCGGATGGTCAGCACCTCGTTGCCCGCCAGCGACTTGATCGCGTCGATCGAGATCGTGACCGAGAGCCGGTCGCCGGCCCGGACCGGACGGGTGTAGACGAACTTCTGGTCGCCGTGCACCACCCGGCTGTAGTCCAGCCCGAGCTCGGGGTCCTCGACGACCTGCGCGGCCGCCCGGAAGCTCAGCATGAACGGGAAGGTCAGCGGGGCGATGACGTCCGGGTGCCCGAGCGCCTTCGCGGCCTCCTGGTCGACGTACGCCGGGTTCGCGTCACCGATCGCGACGGCGAACTCGCGGATCTTCTCCCGGCCGACCTCGTACGGCTCGGTGGGCGGGTAGGTCCGCCCGATGAACGAGGGGTCGAGCGGCATGGGGCAACTCCTCAGGTCCGTCCGGTGCGACCGGCTCCGTCATGCGGAAATGACTCCAGGCCGCACCCCGTGACGGGGTGCGGCCTGGAGTCGAGGCAAAGTCAGCGGGTTTCGCGGTGCGCCGTGTGAGAGTTGCAACGCGGGCAGTGCTTCTTCATCTCAAGACGGTCCGGGTCGTTACGCCGGTTCTTCTTGGTGATGTAGTTCCGCTCCTTGCACTCCACGCAGGCCAGCGTGATCTTCGGGCGGACGTCGGTGGCAGCCACGGGAGTGCCTTCCTGGGACAACGAATAAGAACACAGACAAGAGTAGCCGATCGGGAGTGTTCCCCCCGATCGACTACGCGGGGTAGCGGTGACCGGACTTGAACCGGTGACACAGCGATTATGAGCCGCTTGCTCTACCAACTGAGCTACACCGCTTTGATGATCGGAACCTCACCGGAGCGAGGAACTCTTCACCAGAGCCCCCATGCGGAATCGAACCGCAGACCTTCTCCTTACCATGGAGACGCTCTACCGACTGAGCTATAGGGGCGAACGAGGAAGAGATTACACGGTTCCGGGCCAGAGGTGAAATCCGTATCCGCGCCGGATCTCCGCAGGTCGGCAGGCCCGCACTGACGAGCCGTCACCCGACACCCGTTCGACCGCCGCCGCAACCGGAACGCGCCCGACACGTCC is part of the Kitasatospora setae KM-6054 genome and harbors:
- a CDS encoding MaoC family dehydratase — its product is MTVAVRFDEVQVGTELPARSFPVTRATLVQYAGASGDFNPIHWNEKFALEVGLPDVIAHGMFTMAEAVRVVTDWVGDPAAVVEYGVRFTKPVVVPNDGVGATIEVAAKVAALLEDNRVRVDIVATSAGQKVLGMARAVVRLS
- a CDS encoding MaoC family dehydratase N-terminal domain-containing protein yields the protein MPLDPSFIGRTYPPTEPYEVGREKIREFAVAIGDANPAYVDQEAAKALGHPDVIAPLTFPFMLSFRAAAQVVEDPELGLDYSRVVHGDQKFVYTRPVRAGDRLSVTISIDAIKSLAGNEVLTIRGEVGDVSGEHVVTSIMTLVARAAEAGGE
- the rpmG gene encoding 50S ribosomal protein L33; protein product: MAATDVRPKITLACVECKERNYITKKNRRNDPDRLEMKKHCPRCNSHTAHRETR